The Dioscorea cayenensis subsp. rotundata cultivar TDr96_F1 chromosome 7, TDr96_F1_v2_PseudoChromosome.rev07_lg8_w22 25.fasta, whole genome shotgun sequence genome includes a region encoding these proteins:
- the LOC120265745 gene encoding elongin-C-like isoform X2, with amino-acid sequence MKKDEMVKLISAEGFEFVIDLKAAMLSQTLGGVLTFPGGIMEKGHGELRLREISTPILEKICQYLYWALRFARGDRFSY; translated from the exons ATGAAGAAAGACGAGATGGTGAAGCTGATCAGCGCCGAGGGCTTTGAGTTCGTCATAGATCTCAAAGCCGCCATGCTTTCTCAGACCCTGGGCGGCGTGCTCACCTTTCCAG GTGGAATCATGGAGAAGGGGCACGGAGAACTGAGGTTGCGCGAGATAAGCACCCCAATACTTGAAAAGATCTGCCAGTACTTATATTGGGCATTGCGATTCGCCAG AGGAGACAGATTTTCATATTGA
- the LOC120265745 gene encoding elongin-C-like isoform X1, which translates to MKKDEMVKLISAEGFEFVIDLKAAMLSQTLGGVLTFPGGIMEKGHGELRLREISTPILEKICQYLYWALRFASVEETDFHIEPEIALELAMAANYLDA; encoded by the exons ATGAAGAAAGACGAGATGGTGAAGCTGATCAGCGCCGAGGGCTTTGAGTTCGTCATAGATCTCAAAGCCGCCATGCTTTCTCAGACCCTGGGCGGCGTGCTCACCTTTCCAG GTGGAATCATGGAGAAGGGGCACGGAGAACTGAGGTTGCGCGAGATAAGCACCCCAATACTTGAAAAGATCTGCCAGTACTTATATTGGGCATTGCGATTCGCCAG TGTAGAGGAGACAGATTTTCATATTGAACCGGAAATAGCTTTGGAGTTGGCAATGGCAGCTAATTATCTTGATGCATGA
- the LOC120264837 gene encoding cucumisin-like: MASQAFHSTCILLFSMLAASAFLGAAESPERKVYIVYMGDSPEGMSSIETLHVSMLDQVLGSGASEQRLIRSYKRSFNAFAAELSEEEMKTIADMNGVVSVFPNEKMQLHTTQSWDFMGFPRNVHRAPTEGEVIIGMLDTGIWPESESFNDDGFGPPPSRWKGICQSSPNFTCNNKIIGARFYLHEGDFGEGDIKSPRDAEGHGSHTSSTAAGNQVRGANLDGLARGTARGGVPSARIAVYKICWIAGGCSYANILAAFDDAIADGVDIISLSVGGSDLFDYFEDPIAIGAYHAMKKGILTSNSAGNSGPGPATVTNVSPWSLSVAASTINRRFVSDVKLGNGQIYEGAAINLFNLGKNMYPLVYGGDVPNTSAGYNGSISRYCGNNTLDRHMVKGKIVLCDYYAGVGPVRAGAAGCIVIDDAFKDTAYSFPLPATVIGLQDGQDVAQYINISSEPMAIIYKSKQRINPTAPFVVSFSSRGPNAITKDILKPDLTAPGVDILAAWSPVETPVPYNIISGTSMACPHATAAAAFVKSFNPTWSPSAIKSALMTTAAPMMASKNTDAEFAYGSGHLNPAKAADPGLVYDACEADYVNMLCSQGYSTKNLRIITGDNSTSCSRNRGSVWDLNYPSFALSFRSGHRFSARYPRTVTNVGLAKSVYRVKVTSPSKLKITVKPNVLTFTHKQEKQRFVVKLSGVLTDEEMFSASIVWTDGIHQVRSPIVVYSS; this comes from the exons ATGGCTAGCCAAGCTTTCCATTCTACATGCATCCTCCTCTTTAGTATGCTCGCTGCTTCTGCTTTTCTTGGGGCTGCTGAGTCTCCAGAGAGGAAG GTGTACATTGTCTACATGGGGGATTCTCCAGAAGGCATGTCATCCATAGAAACACTTCATGTTAGCATGCTAGATCAAGTACTTGGGAG TGGGGCCTCAGAGCAGCGCTTGATTCGCAGTTACAAGAGGAGTTTCAATGCCTTTGCAGCTGAACTATCAGAGGAAGAGATGAAGACAATTGCTG ACATGAATGGAGTGGTTTCTGTTTTCCCAAATGAAAAGATGCAGCTGCACACTACGCAATCATGGGACTTCATGGGATTTCCAAGAAATGTGCACAGAGCACCAACGGAGGGTGAAGTGATCATCGGTATGCTTGATACTGGAATCTGGCCGGAATCTGAAAGTTTCAATGATGATGGGTTTGGTCCTCCTCCAAGTCGATGGAAGGGCATCTGCCAATCCTCACCAAACTTCACTTGCAACAA TAAAATTATTGGAGCTCGATTTTATCTTCACGAAGGAGATTTTGGAGAAGGAGACATCAAATCTCCAAGAGACGCAGAAGGACATGGGAGTCATACTTCATCTACTGCTGCTGGAAACCAAGTACGTGGTGCAAACCTGGATGGCTTGGCTAGGGGCACTGCTCGAGGGGGTGTTCCTTCTGCACGTATAGCTGTCTACAAGATCTGCTGGATAGCTGGTGGATGCTCCTATGCAAACATTCTTGCTGCATTTGATGATGCCATTGCGGATGGTGTGGATATCATCTCCCTATCAGTAGGTGGCTCAGACCTATTTGACTATTTTGAGGATCCCATAGCCATTGGAGCATACCATGCCATGAAGAAAGGGATCCTTACTTCAAACTCAGCGGGCAACAGTGGTCCAGGCCCTGCCACTGTCACTAATGTTTCTCCGTGGTCTCTCTCAGTGGCGGCCAGCACCATTAACAGACGCTTTGTATCAGATGTCAAACTAGGGAATGGCCAGATCTATGAG GGCGCTGCTATTAACCTCTTCAACCTCGGCAAGAATATGTACCCTTTGGTTTATGGGGGTGATGTTCCAAATACTTCCGCAGGGTACAACGGGTCTATCTCCAG ATACTGTGGTAATAACACGTTAGACAGACACATGGTGAAGGGAAAGATCGTCTTGTGTGACTATTACGCTGGAGTCGGACCTGTTCGTGCTGGTGCAGCAGGATGTATAGTAATAGATGATGCATTCAAAGATACAGCTTATTCTTTTCCATTACCGGCAACTGTCATTGGACTCCAAGACGGCCAAGATGTTGCCCAGTATATTAACATATCAAG TGAACCAATggcaattatatataaaagcaaACAAAGAATCAACCCAACAGCACCTTTTGTAGTTTCCTTCTCTTCACGCGGGCCAAACGCAATAACAAAAGACATTCTCAAG CCTGACTTGACGGCTCCTGGAGTTGATATTCTAGCTGCATGGTCACCAGTGGAAACCCCTGTTCCCTACAACATAATCTCTGGGACTTCCATGGCATGCCCTCATGCAACTGCTGCTGCAGCATTTGTCAAGTCCTTCAACCCCACTTGGTCTCCATCTGCCATCAAGTCTGCCTTGATGACTACAG CTGCTCCTATGATGGCATCCAAAAATACGGATGCTGAATTTGCTTATGGGTCTGGGCACCTGAACCCAGCCAAGGCTGCAGACCCTGGTTTAGTTTATGACGCCTGTGAGGCTGACTATGTAAACATGTTGTGCAGTCAAGGTTATAGCACCAAAAATCTAAGAATTATCACTGGAGATAATAGCACCAGCTGTAGCCGTAACAGAGGCTCGGTCTGGGATCTGAATTACCCTTCATTTGCGCTCTCATTTAGAAGTGGACACAGATTTTCTGCCAGGTATCCAAGAACAGTAACTAATGTTGGTTTGGCAAAATCAGTGTATAGAGTTAAGGTAACGAGCCCCTCAAAACTTAAAATAACTGTTAAACCAAATGTGCTGACATTCACACATAAGCAAGAGAAACAGAGATTCGTGGTGAAACTCAGTGGAGTGCTAACAGATGAAGAAATGTTTTCTGCTTCAATTGTGTGGACTGATGGAATTCATCAAGTGAGGAGCCCTATTGTGGTCTACTCATCCTGA